One stretch of Apis cerana isolate GH-2021 linkage group LG8, AcerK_1.0, whole genome shotgun sequence DNA includes these proteins:
- the LOC108002959 gene encoding basic helix-loop-helix transcription factor amos isoform X1 yields MANHSSYEYEDRGQRMRHRVGTTSRAADSTVACTSSQYYVGPSSDISEEDLAELPSCVYAGRSTQHVAHTSSHTHSPLHYHMPVSTPDHNDTEINGVEEGYYPNGSPYRIQRHAANIRERKRMLSSINSAFDELRVHVPTFPYEKRLSKIDTLRLAIAYIALLREVLAARLDPLTYVERCLRGEINGERAEWNTSDLTARLSWINWENLGVNPNRRSVLTTLALTTDNMN; encoded by the exons ATGGCGAACCATTCAAGTTACGAGTACGAAGATAGAGGACAGAGAATGCGACATCGTGTTGGTACTACTTCCAGAGCGGCCGATTCTACTGTGGCCTGCACTAG tagTCAATATTACGTGGGCCCAAGCAGTGATATTAGCGAGGAAGATCTGGCAGAGTTGCCTTCTTGTGTTTACGCGGGTAGATCCACTCAACACGTTGCACACACCTCCTCACATACTCATTCTCCTCTTCATTATCATATGCCAGTTTCTACACCTG ATCATAACGATACAGAGATAAATGGTGTAGAAGAGGGGTACTATCCAAATGGTAGTCCCTATAGAATTCAACGACATGCCGCCAACATACGTGAGAGAAAACGTATGCTGAG CAGCATCAACTCGGCTTTCGACGAGCTTCGAGTACATGTACCAACGTTTCCATACGAAAAGAGGCTGTCCAAAATTGATACTTTGCGTCTGGCTATAGCATACATTGCACTACTTCGAGAAGTGTTAGCTGCTAGGCTTGATCCATTAACTTACGTTGAAAGGTGCCTTAGAGGAGAAATAAATGGGGAACGTGCTGAATGGAATACCAGCG atttgacAGCACGTTTATCATGGATAAATTGGGAAAATCTAGGCGTGAATCCAAATCGACGATCAGTCTTAACTACACTCGCTCTAACGACAGACAATATGAactaa
- the LOC108002941 gene encoding uncharacterized protein LOC108002941, translating into MGSKQKNFNDKDDDDVSVIAVIGKENDRTSRQQQDEELDEKQEDERVFELSDERSKMALRKQLDLGSLSTELGNVAQNYYEGIEILQKLPPGTIVIKQEKRYKDDSDYVRDSTEISSGGSTSSNGVTKVKRIYRSTRKNRGTTEVRRNPIRVTKKEPDKNFSRPRQRLLSAKRKEMLFNSEPTKRGKSSTMPYMNTRSVTRKMYNVGATYQAPTLKDETEWKEWPVHGMHERPVFHPQIGLAAEYLGRYFTSLDGLSYREIIDRPEIEVVSVDPHCDYLSSSTEKKRDKKTKSNKSCPNSKNTKKPSMESSEKNKSFESCMHESFHCVLGYCSQVMTPTYKMNVEGKINMLNDNKNLSNISKEIDKEPSKSNIVDRNSKRESSVSFKENLQKSIEENKFLDNCGITMFPQNVKSFTQVPKTRLFPTQKVYIANSSKSIAFTNLKTLQGGHMKIQEVIRSSKSPFILVNPPDSKETPLLKTFTSNINVNKAEEFPASEETLGEVTSIYKNVSNEELNAKQTPVKRGNKVEFTVTKYLLNNMQQNKVQVGKESSSIEKKLCYETTCREVNVKTMSGGISKTWCAGETSEIAKILSEYNKSNLKKPAIENQTFCNNMKNIKIKELTNKEGNVKQDVQESVMDKNVNITFPQGKWRRFHLTVEKLKDLKSNSNEKKHSLGVLNGQSLFKMDQTTGEISSDRKIEIPKQLDMVQISQPSIMNSEKKENTSTVNTSIDTTTMKTQSLQELLEDTAMLYCAATGTHQDDLANYIDNLDAAQSIQWLETCNDLIA; encoded by the exons atgggatcaaaacaaaaaaattttaatgacaaGGATGATGATGACGTGAGCGTGATAGCTGTGAtaggaaaagaaaacgatcgaACTTCACGACAGCAGCAAGATGAAGAACTGGATGAGAAACAAGAGGATGAACGAGTGTTCGAGTTGAGTGACGAACGATCCAAAATGGCACTTCGGAAGCAACTCGATCTGGGATCGTTATCGACCGAGCTAGGTAATGTAGCACAGAATTACTATGAGGGCATAGAAATTTTGCAAAAGCTGCCTCCAGGAACAATAGTTATTAAACAAGAAAAGAGATATAAGGATGATAGTGATTACGTGCGGGATTCAACGGAAATCAGTAGTGGCGGATCGACTTCAAGTAATGGAGTAACGAAAGTTAAGAGGATTTATCGATCTACGAGGAAAAA TCGTGGAACCACGGAAGTCAGAAGAAATCCTATACgtgttacaaaaaaagaaccagataaaaatttttctcggccAAGGCAGCGATTACTTTCTGCAAAACGGAAGGAAATGCTCTTTAACTCTGAGCCTACTAAACGTGGAAAATCTTCTACAATGCCCTATATGAACACAAGATCTGTTACTCGTAAAATGTATAATGTGGGAGCAACTTATCAAGCACCTACTTTAAAAGATGAAACAGAATGGAAAGAATGGCCAGTTCATGGTATGCATGAACGACCAGTATTTCATCCACAg attgGTCTAGCTGCAGAATATTTAGGACGTTACTTTACGAGTTTAGATGGTCTCTCTTATCgagaaataatcgatcgaCCGGAAATAGAAGTGGTATCCGTAGATCCTCATTGTGATTATCTTTCTTCATctacggaaaaaaaaagagacaaaAAAACGAAATCTAATAAAAGTTGTCCCAATTCtaagaatacaaaaaaacCTTCTATGGAATCGTCcgaaaagaataaatcttttgaaaGTTGCATGCATGAAAGTTTTCACTGCGTTCTAGGTTATTGTTCACAAGTAATGACACCAACTTATAAAATGAATGTAGAAGGAAAGATAAACATgttaaacgataataaaaatttatctaatatttctaaagaaaTCGATAAAGAACCGTCTAAATCGAATATCGTTGATCGGAATTCTAAACGCGAATCCTCTGTTAGTTTTaaggaaaatttacaaaaatcaatTGAAGAAAACAAATTCCTTGATAATTGCGGAATTACTATGTTCCCACAAAATGTTAAGAGCTTTACTCAGGTTCCAAAAACGCGTTTGTTTCCAACTCAAAAGGTTTACATAGCTAATTCCTCGAAATCCATTGCTTTTACCAATCTAAAAACGCTTCAAGGAGGACATATGAAGATTCAAGAAGTAATACGATCTTCTAAAAGTCCTTTTATTCTAGTAAATCCTCCTGATTCAAAAGAAACACCACTTTTAAAAACGTTTACAAGCAATATAAATGTGAATAAAGCAGAAGAATTTCCTGCCAGTGAAGAAACTTTAGGTGAAGTAACATCTATATATAAGAATGTATCTAATGAAGAGTTGAATGCAAAACAAACGCCTGTAAAACGAGGAAATAAAGTAGAATTTACAGTaacaaaatatcttttgaataatatgCAACAGAATAAAGTTCAAGTGGGAAAAGAATCAtcttcgattgaaaaaaaattatgttacgaGACAACATGCAGAGAAGTGAACGTTAAGACTATGTCTGGTGGCATAAGCAAAACTTGGTGTGCCGGTGAGACCTCAGAAATAGCGAAAATTCTTtcggaatataataaaagtaatctaAAAAAGCCAGCCATAGAAAATCAAACTTTCTGCAATAACATGaagaatattaagattaaagaaCTTACTAATAAAGAAGGAAATGTGAAACAAGATGTCCAAGAAAGTGTTATGgataaaaatgtgaatataaCCTTTCCTCAGGGAAAATGGCGGCGATTTCACTTAACTGTGGAGAAATTGAAAGATCTAAAAAGtaattctaatgaaaaaaaacattctttgGGAGTTCTGAATGgacaatcattatttaaaatggatcaAACAACCGGAGAAATCTCGTctgatagaaaaattgaaattccaaAGCAATTAGATATGGTTCAAATAAGTCAACCATCTATAATGAATtccgaaaagaaagaaaatacttCGACAGTTAATACTAGCATAGATACAACAACAATGAAAACACAATCTTTACaagaattattagaagataCGGCCATGTTATATTGCGCCGCCACTGGAACTCATCAAGATGATTTGgctaattatattgataacttAGATGCTGCACAGAGTATACAATGGTTGGAAACTTGTAATGATTTAATTGCATGA
- the LOC108002959 gene encoding basic helix-loop-helix transcription factor amos isoform X2, with translation MANHSSYEYEDRGQRMRHRVGTTSRAADSTVACTSSQYYVGPSSDISEEDLAELPSCVYAGRSTQHVAHTSSHTHSPLHYHMPVSTPDHNDTEINGVEEGYYPNGSPYRIQRHAANIRERKRMLSINSAFDELRVHVPTFPYEKRLSKIDTLRLAIAYIALLREVLAARLDPLTYVERCLRGEINGERAEWNTSDLTARLSWINWENLGVNPNRRSVLTTLALTTDNMN, from the exons ATGGCGAACCATTCAAGTTACGAGTACGAAGATAGAGGACAGAGAATGCGACATCGTGTTGGTACTACTTCCAGAGCGGCCGATTCTACTGTGGCCTGCACTAG tagTCAATATTACGTGGGCCCAAGCAGTGATATTAGCGAGGAAGATCTGGCAGAGTTGCCTTCTTGTGTTTACGCGGGTAGATCCACTCAACACGTTGCACACACCTCCTCACATACTCATTCTCCTCTTCATTATCATATGCCAGTTTCTACACCTG ATCATAACGATACAGAGATAAATGGTGTAGAAGAGGGGTACTATCCAAATGGTAGTCCCTATAGAATTCAACGACATGCCGCCAACATACGTGAGAGAAAACGTATGCTGAG CATCAACTCGGCTTTCGACGAGCTTCGAGTACATGTACCAACGTTTCCATACGAAAAGAGGCTGTCCAAAATTGATACTTTGCGTCTGGCTATAGCATACATTGCACTACTTCGAGAAGTGTTAGCTGCTAGGCTTGATCCATTAACTTACGTTGAAAGGTGCCTTAGAGGAGAAATAAATGGGGAACGTGCTGAATGGAATACCAGCG atttgacAGCACGTTTATCATGGATAAATTGGGAAAATCTAGGCGTGAATCCAAATCGACGATCAGTCTTAACTACACTCGCTCTAACGACAGACAATATGAactaa